TCATCGGTCCGTCGGGCTGCGGCAAGTCGACCTTCCTGCGGACCATGAACCGCATGAACGACACCATCCACGGCGCGCGCGTCACCGGCCGCATCGAGATGGACGGCGAGGACATCAACGACCGCGGCCTCGATCCCGTACTGCTGCGCGCGCGCGTCGGCATGGTGTTCCAGCGGCCGAACCCGTTCCCCAAGTCGATCTACGAAAACGTCGCCTACGGCCCCAAGATCCACGGGCTGGTCAGCGCCAAGTCCGAGATGGACGGAGTGGTCGAAAGCGCGCTGAAGCGCGCGGGTCTGTGGGAAGAGGTGGCCGACCGGCTGCACGCCTCGGCCACCGGCCTGTCGGGGGGCCAGCAGCAGCGCCTGGTGATCGCCCGCGCCATCGCCGTGGATCCCGAGGTGATCCTGATGGACGAGCCCTGCTCGGCGCTGGACCCCATCGCCACGGCGCGGATCGAGGAGCTGATCGACGAACTGCGCGAACGCTTCTGCATCGTCATCGTCACCCACTCGATGGCCCAGGCGGCGCGCGTCAGCCAGCGCACGGCCTTTTTCCACCTGGGGCGCCTGGTCGAGACCGGCGACACCGAAACCATCTTCCAGAACCCGCGCGAGCGGCGCACGCTCGACTACATCACCGGCCGCTTCGGCTGAGGACCGCGTCATGAACCAGCATACCGTCAAGGCCTACGGCGACGAGCTGAACCAGATCACGGCCGAGATCGCCCGCATGGGGGGCCTGGCCGAGGCCCAGGTGGCCGACGCCATCGACTCCGTCGCCCGCCGCGACGTGGGGCTGGCCCGATCTGTAATCGAGCGCGACAGCAAGCTGGACCAGCTGCACCGCGACATCGAGAAAAAGGCGATCCGCATGATCGCGCTGCGCCAGCCGGTCGCCTCCGATCTTCGCCGCACCTACGGCGCCATCAAGATGGCGTCGGACCTGGAGCGCACCGGCGACCTCGCCAAGAACATCGCCAAGCGTGCGCTGGTGCTGGCGGAAAGCGAGCCGATGCAGCCGCTGACCCGCTCCATCGAGCGGATGGGGCGGCTGGTGTCGATGCGTCTGCGCGACGTGCTGGACGCCTATACGGCCTCGGAGGTCGATCGGGCCCTGGCCGTCTGGCACACCGACGACGAGGTGGACGAGCACTACAACGCCCTGTTCCGCGAGCTCCTGACCTACATGATGGGCGATCCGCGCACGATCGGCGCCTGCACCCACCTGCTGTTCATGGCCAAGAACCTGGAGCGGATCGGCGACCACGCGACCAACATCGCCGAAACCGTCCACTACGAGATCACCGGCGACGACATTATGGGCGAACGGCCGCGCGCGCAGCCGACGCCCGAAGACAACGCGCCGACCCCGAACCTGCCCACCAACTAAGCTTGCGACCGCGCCGGAGAGTCTGACGTGCAGCCCTATATCCTTGTGATGGAAGACGAGGACGCGCTGGCGACCTTGCTTCAGTACAACCTCGAAAAAGAAGGCTACGACGTCGCCGTCGCCTCTGACGGCGACGAGGGCATGCTGCAGATCGACGAGCGCATCCCGGACCTGGTCCTGCTGGACTGGATGCTGCCCAAGCTGTCGGGCATCGAGGTGTGCCGTCGCATCCGCAACCGGCCCGAGACGCGCAATCTGCCGGTGGTCATGCTGACCGCGCGCGGCGAGGAGACCGACCGCGTGCGCGGCCTGGACACCGGGGCCGACGACTATCTGACCAAGCCGTTCTCGATGGTCGAGCTGATGGCCCGCATCCGCGCGGTGCTGCGTCGCATCCGACCGGGCCTGGCCGACGACCGGCTGAACCACGGCGACATCGTGGTGGACCGCGTCTCGCACCGGGTGAAGCGAGCGGGGCAGGAGGTGCACCTGGGCCCGACCGAGTTCCGGCTGCTGGACCACTTCATGCAGCATCCGGGCCGCGTGTTCAGCCGCGAGCAGCTGCTGGACGCGGTGTGGGGATCGGACGTCTATGTCGAGGCGCGCACGGTGGACGTGCACGTCGGGCGGCTGCGCAAGGCGCTGAACCTCGGCGACAGCCCCAATCCGATACGCACCGTGCGCTCGGCCGGCTATTCGCTGGATCTGGAAGGCTGAGGCCGACGGCTCAGACCTGAGCCGCGGTCACCTCGTCCGGTTCGATGTCGTAGACCGAGGCGCAGTATTCGCACGTCACGCGAATCTTGCCGTCATCCTCCACCATGTCGCCCCGCTCGGCGGGATCGAACGAGGCCAGCACCGACACGATCCGGTCGCGCGAGCAGCGGCACACCGCCGACAGCGGTCGCGCGTCCTCCAGCCGCACGCCGTCCTCGTGGAACAGGCGGAACAGCAGGGTCTCGGGGCCGACGGTCGGATCGATCAGCTCGTCGTCGCCCAGCGTCGCGAACAGCGCGCGGGTGCGGTCCCACACTTCCTCGGTCGAGCCGCGCGCGGCGTCGGAGGCGATCACCTGGATCATGGCGCCGCCGGCTCGCCACTGGGTTCCGGCCTCGGTTTGGGCCGAGCCGACCGCCAGCCGCACCTTGGTCGGCACCTGCTCGGACTGTTCGAAGTAGTGCTCGGCGCACAGCGACAGGCTTTCGCCCTCGATCGGGGTGATGCCCTGCGTGCGCTCGAAGTCGGGGCCGCGATCCAGCGTCATGATGAACACGCCCTTGCCCAGGAGGCTTTGCGCCCCGGGGCGTGCAAAGCCCTGCGACGCCGCCTCGACCTCCGCCTCTTCGTAGCGGCAATAGCCGCGCAGCGATCCGGCCGTGTCATAGTCGGCCACGACATAGCGCACCGGCCCGTCGCCCTGCGCCTGGACGATCAGGCGGCCCTCGAACTTGAGGCTGGAGCCGACCAGGGCCGCAAGCGCACAGGCTTCGCCCAGCAGGGCGGCGACCGGCTCGGGATAGGCGTGGGCGCCCAAGATCTTGTCGATGGTCTCGCCCAGCCGCACCAAGCGACCGCGCACCGGCCAGCCCTCGATCTGAAAGGCGGCGGCGAGGTCGTCGGACGGCGGCAGAATGGCGTTGTCGTGCGCGTGATCGGTCACGGCGAGGTCCTTCAAGGATCGAAATGCGGATTGGCGGGCTAGATAGGCGCCGAAGCCGTCGATGGTAAGGGCGGGCGCGTTTCCAGCGCGTCGGAACGGGCAGGGCGGGGCCTCGTTCTAGCGGTCCTTCTTTCAGAACCGCGAGCCTCGATGCCCAGACCGAACCTGAAGCCGCTGGACCAGCAAACTGTGGTGGTCACCGGCGCCACCTCCGGCATCGGCCTCGCCACGGCGCGGCGTGCGGCGCGCGCAGGCGCCGCCGTGTTCCTGATCGCGCGTGGAGGAGGCGACCTCGCGGAACTGAACGCCGAGCTCGAGGCCAAGGGCGCGCGCGTCGGCTGGGCCGCTGTTGATGTGGCGGACAAGGACGCTCTGGCCGAGGCGGCCGAGCAGTGCCGTCGCCAGTTCGGCGGCTTCGACACCTGGGTCAACAATGCGGGCATCTCGATCTTTGGCGAAATCCGCAAGACGAAACTGGAAGACCAGCGCCGCCTGTTCGACACCAACTATTGGGGCATGGTGAACGGCTCGATCATCGCCGCCGAGCATCTGCGGGATCGGCCGGGCGGCGGCGCGATCATCAACATCGGCTCGACGCTGGGCGACATGGCGATCCCGGTTCAGGGCGTCTATTCGGCCTCCAAGCACGCGGTGAAAGGCTTCACCAACGCATTCCGCATCGAGCTGATGCGCGACAAGGCGCCGATCGTGCTGACCTTGGTCAAGCCGGGCCCGATCGCCACCCCCTACAGCCGGCATGCGCGCAACCTGACGGGCAAGCCCATGCACAATCCGCAGCCGGTGTATGCGACCCACGTCGTGGCGGATGCGATCCTGCACTGCGCGCAGCATCCGGTCCGCGAGATCACGGTGGGCGGCTCGGGCCGCGCCATTTCGTCCTTCTACAATCTACTGCCAGGCTTGGCGGAACCACTTTTCGCCCGGTTCGCTCCTTCGCTGTTGCGGGACCGGGGTTCCGCCTACTTGCCGGCCGACGACGGGCTCTACCGCCCGACCGAGGACGGCCTCGATGAAGAGGTTCACTATCCCATGGTCCGACAGTTCGACGCCCTGGCCGAAGCTCGCAAGCATCCGGGGATCACCGCCGGCGGCGCGGCCCTGATCCTGCTGGGCGCGGCGGCCGCCGTCTATCTGACGCAGCGCAGCGGCCCGACCCGCTATCAGCGCTTCCGCAACCGCATCGACCCGCGCGGCTGGGTCGACACCGAGGCGCTGCGCGATCGCTTCGCGGACGCCGTCGACGCCTTCAAGCACGGCGCCGAAGACTTGGGCGACCGCGCCGCCGGCGTCGGCTATGAGGCGCGGGGCCGGTTCAAGTCGGCGCACGCCAAGTCGCGCGAGGCCCTGCACCACCACGGCAAGCAGGCGCGCCGCTATGCCGACGATGCGGGCGCCTATGCCCGCGATCACGCCAAGGAAGGCGGCGCTCTGCTGGCGGTCGCCACGCTCGCCGCTGCCATCGGCGCCGCCGTCTGGGAAAGCCAGCAGCCGGACAGCCGCGTTCGCCGCCTGATCGACCGGATTTAAGTCCGCAGAGAACACGCATTGCCTTGTCGCGCCGTCCGGCTTTGTCCGGGCGGCGCGGTTCGTTATGCAGGACGCCATGACCCAGCGCCCGACCCTGATCTTCGACTTCGATTCGACCCTGGTCAGGTTCGAGACGCTGGAGGCGTTGGCGGATGTGGCCCTGCAAGGGGCGCCGGATGCGCAGGCCGTGCGATCCGAGATCGCCGCCCTGACCGATCGCGCCATGGCGGGCGAAATCCCGTTCGGAGAGGCCTTGCGTCAACGCCTGGCGCTGCTGCCGCTGCGGCGCGAGCATGTGGAGGCCGTGGCGGCCCGGGCGATCGACGCCCTGACGCCATCGGTCCGGCGCAATCTGCGCTTCTTCGCCGAGGCCAGGGGGCGGGTGGTGATCCTGTCCGGCGGCTTTCGCGAGATCATCGCGCCGGTGGCCGAGGAACTGGGCGTTTCCGGCGACCGCGTGCTGTGCAACGACCTGATCTATGACGACGGGGGACGGGTGATCGGCGTCGACGACGCCAATCCGCTGAGCCATGCGGACGGCAAGCCGCGCGTGATCCACGATCTGGCGCTGAGCGGTCGCGTGGTCATGGTCGGGGACGGCTGGAACGATGCGGAGGTCAAGCTGGCCGGGGCGGCCGACGCCTTTTACGCCTTCACCGAGATTGTGCGTCGTGCGCCGGTGATCGAGGTCGCCGACGCCGAGGCCGGTTCGCTGGACGAGGTGCTGCACGCCGAGGGCCTGGTTGGTCGCTGGTCCTTTCCGCGCAGCCGCATGAAGATGCTGCTGCTGGAGAACATCCACCCTGCGGCGGTCGAGCGCCTTTCCCAGGCCGGGTACGCGGTCGAGACGGTCAAGGGCGCGTTGGACGAGGACGACCTGATCGCCGCCATCAAGGGCGTGCACGTTCTGGGCATCCGCTCCAAGACCAACGTCAGCCGTCGGGTGCTGGAGGAGGCCGACCGTCTGATGGCGGTGGCCGCCTTCTGCATCGGCACCAACCAGATCGACCTGGCGGCGGCGGCGGACCATGGCGTCGCCGTGTTCAACGCCCCTTATTCCAACACCCGCTCGGTGGTGGAACTGGCCGTCGGGTTGATGATTGCCCTGATGCGCGACGTGGCCGACAAGTCCGCCGCCATGCACCGGGGCGAGTGGAACAAGTCGGCGACCGGCTCGCGCGAGCTGCGCGGCAAGACGTTGGGCATCGTCGGCTACGGGGCCATCGGCTCGCAGCTGTCGGTTCTGGCTGAAGCTCTGGGCATGCGGGTGATCTTCCATGATTTGTCCGAGCGGCTGGCGCTGGGCAATGCGCGACGCATGCGGTCGCTGGACGCCCTGCTGGCCGAGAGCGACGTGGTGACGCTGCACGTCGACGGGCGGACTGAGAACACGAACATCTTCGGCTCAGCGCAGTTCGCGCGCATGAAGGCAGGGGCGCTGCTGCTGAACCTCTCGCGCGGTCATGTGGTCGATGTCGGCGCGCTGGCGCAGGCGCTGCAGGGCGGACGTCTGGGCGGCGCCGCCGTCGACGTCTTCCCCGAGGAGCCGCGCACCAACGCCGATCCGTTCGATAGTCCGCTGATGGGCCTGAAGAACATGATCCTGACGCCGCACATCGGCGGCTCGACCGAAGAGGCGCAGGAAGCCATCGGCGAGTTCGCGGCCGAGCGGCTGCTGGGGTATCTGAACCGGGGCGACACCACCTTCTGCGTCAACCTGCCGAACGTGCAGCTTGCGGAGGTGTCCGGCGCGCACCGGCTGCTGCACATCCACCGCAACCAGCCGGGCGTGCTGGCCGAACTGAACCAGGCCTTGGCGGCGGCGGGGCTGAACATTCTGGGCCAGCACCTGAAGACGGACGAGCGCACCGGCTATGTCATCACCGATGTCGACCGCGACTACCAGCCTGAGGCGCTGAAGGCGCTGCGTGACCTGCCGGGCACGCTGAGGTTCCGCACCCTGCACTGAGCCGCCAAGGCTTACGCAACGGCATCTTGAAACTGTCGCAAACAGGCGCAGAGTGCACGCGAACGGCCGCGATCACGACGGCCGCGGGAGGATCTGGATGTTTCGCTTTCTTCACGGGGCCGCCGTCTCGGCCCTGACCCTGGCCGCCGCCTGCGGCGCGGCCGCATCGGCCGAGGCCCAGACCTATGACCGGCTGGTCGTGTTCGGCGACAGCCTCAGCGACAACGGCAATCTGTATCTGGCCTCGGGCCGCACCCAGCCGCCGTCGCCGCCCTATTTTCAAGGGCGTTTTTCGACCGGACCCGTGTTCACCGAGCTGCTGGGCTTCAACGCCGCCAACTTCAACGGCGCGGTAAGCGGCAGCATCAACCTGGCGTTTGGCGGATCGCGCACCGACGCCTCGGCGACCGTGCCGCCCGGCATGCTGGCCCAGCTGGCGCGCTACACCGCCGCCGGTGGTCGCTTCGGAGCCGGCGACCTGGTCAGCGTCCTCGGCGGGGCGAATGACATCTTCCAAGGGCTGCCGGCGGCGGGCGCCTCGGCCAACCCCGTCGCGGCGATCACGCCGGTGGCGCTGCAGGCCGCAGGCAACATCAACGCCCTGGTGAACAGCGTGGCGGGCGCCGGCGCGGGGACCATCCTCGTCACCAACCTGCCCAAGCTCAGCCTGACTCCGCAGTTCCGAAACACGACGGCGGCGCCGCTGGCCGACTATGCGGTGACCACCCTGAACGGCGCGCTGGCGACAAACCTGGCGGCCACTGCGGCGGCCCGGCCGAACAGCAACATCGTCATGGTGGACCTGTTCAAGATCAGCGACACCCTGGCGGCCAATCCCGAACGCTTCGGCGTGACCAACGTCACCGACGCCTGCCTGAATGCGGCGACCGGCGCGGTGTGCTCCAATCCGTCGAGCTATTTCTATTTCGACGGCGTGCACCCGACCGCGACGGGACACCGCATCATCGCGGCGCTGGCGACGGACTACCTCTACTACGGCGACATCGGTGCTCAGAGCGCCCTGCAGGGCGAAACCGGCTTCCGCCACAGGGAAGAGACGCTGGACATGGCCAGCGAGGCGTTGTCGGGGCGCGCACCCTGGACGGCGGGGACTTCGATCTCGGCGGCGGTGACGGGCGACAGCGTTGACATCGACGCGCGCGGCCCGGTGCGCTCGGCCAGCAGCGAAGGCTGGGGCGGGCGCATCGCCCTGGAATCCGGCCCGTCCGAGAGCCTGCGCTTCGGCTTGGCGGGCAGCTATCGTGGATCGGATGTCTCGGGCGGCGCGCTGGCCTTCCAGGCGGAGAGCTACGGCCTGGACCTGTATGGCGGCTGGCGCATGGAGGGCGGTCCGTTCGTCAACGCGGCGGTCGGCGTGGCGCGCGACCGCTATGACGACATCGAGCGCCTGACCACGGTCGCGCCGATTGTCCACACCGCCGACACCGACGGCCTGAGCAAGGGCGCGCGCGTCCAGGCCGGGACCTGGATCGAGATGGGCGGCCTGTCGCTTTCGCCGCGCGCGGCGCTGGCCTGGACCTCTTCAGAGGTGGAAGGCTACGTCGAAGACGGCGTGGCGGCGCAATATGCCTATGAGGACCGCACGGTGGAGGCGCTGACGGGCGAGGTCACCCTGCGCGCCGAGGCCGAAATGGGCCGGTTCGGCCTGTTCGCCGAGGGTGGCTATCGCGACGCGCTGGACGACAGCTCGGAAGGCGTGCGCGTCGGCCTCTACAACAATCCGGCGCGGGTGCTGGAGCGCGAGGTCGAGGAGCCGTTCGGCGGTCAGGTGCTGGCCTCCGCCGGCGTCGAGGGCGCGGTCGGTCCGCTGCAGATCACCGTCGGATATCGCGGCCGGTTCGGCGATCATGCCGACAGCCACATGGGCGGCATCCAGCTGCGCCTGCCGCTCTAGGGCCGGGCCCCATGAACAGGACTCCCGGCGATCGCGGATTGTGGCTCTCTTCCGTGGAAACAGGAGGACGGGCATGGCTTCGGAGTTCTGGCTGACGAATGCGCAGTTCGAGCGGCTTCGGCCGTTGCCGCCGAACACGCCGCGCGGCGCGCCACGGGTGGATGATCGGCGGGTGATCTCGGGCATAATCCATGTGCTGATCAGCGGGGGACGCTATAGTTATGCATTTGCGACGCCTGCTGTTGGATCGTGGAACCCGCCGCGTCATCCCAAACAGCCCTTGTCGCAAGAACCTCCCCGCCTTCGGCCCGCAAGCCGGTAAGCGCCGAAACCGTCGAACGCGCCTTCTGCCGCATCAAGGACTTTCGACGCGTCGATACCCGATACGACAAACTGGCGTGCACCTACGCCGCCGCAATCGCTCTCGCCGCCATCATCTCTTTGTGGTTGTGAGTCTAGGGCCTACAGCAGACGCATGACCGCGCCCGCCATCCCGCCCAGCCCGTCGGCCGAGGAATACGCCCGCGACTATGCCGCCGCCCTGGCCGCCAACAGCGACGAGGCGGCCTTCGAGCGCGACGATCCGATCGGCCTGTTCATCGACTGGCTGGCCGAGGCGCGCGCGCACGAGATCAACGACTCCAACGCCATGACCCTGGCGACGGTGGACGCCGACGGCATGCCCGACGCGCGCATCGTGCTGCTGAAGGACGTGGATGCACGCGGCTTTACCTTCTACTCCAACAGCGAGAGCGCAAAGGGGATCGAGCTGGACGCCCGCCCTTCCGCCGCCCTGGTGTTCCACTGGAAGAGCCTGCGTCGCCAGGTGCGGGTGCGCGGTTCGGTCGAGCCGGTGAGCCGAGACGAGGCCGACGCCTATTTCGCCAGCCGCGCGCGGGAAAGCCGCATCGGCGCCTGGGCCTCGGATCAGTCGCGCCCGCTGCCGGACCGTCAGGCGCTGGTGGATGCGGTGG
The genomic region above belongs to Brevundimonas sp. PAMC22021 and contains:
- the pdxH gene encoding pyridoxamine 5'-phosphate oxidase, with the protein product MTAPAIPPSPSAEEYARDYAAALAANSDEAAFERDDPIGLFIDWLAEARAHEINDSNAMTLATVDADGMPDARIVLLKDVDARGFTFYSNSESAKGIELDARPSAALVFHWKSLRRQVRVRGSVEPVSRDEADAYFASRARESRIGAWASDQSRPLPDRQALVDAVAQQTARFEGQDVPRPERWTGWRVRPLAIEFWRDRPFRLHDRLRFVRDGEAWRRERLWP
- the serA gene encoding phosphoglycerate dehydrogenase: MVGRWSFPRSRMKMLLLENIHPAAVERLSQAGYAVETVKGALDEDDLIAAIKGVHVLGIRSKTNVSRRVLEEADRLMAVAAFCIGTNQIDLAAAADHGVAVFNAPYSNTRSVVELAVGLMIALMRDVADKSAAMHRGEWNKSATGSRELRGKTLGIVGYGAIGSQLSVLAEALGMRVIFHDLSERLALGNARRMRSLDALLAESDVVTLHVDGRTENTNIFGSAQFARMKAGALLLNLSRGHVVDVGALAQALQGGRLGGAAVDVFPEEPRTNADPFDSPLMGLKNMILTPHIGGSTEEAQEAIGEFAAERLLGYLNRGDTTFCVNLPNVQLAEVSGAHRLLHIHRNQPGVLAELNQALAAAGLNILGQHLKTDERTGYVITDVDRDYQPEALKALRDLPGTLRFRTLH
- a CDS encoding SDR family oxidoreductase, with the translated sequence MPRPNLKPLDQQTVVVTGATSGIGLATARRAARAGAAVFLIARGGGDLAELNAELEAKGARVGWAAVDVADKDALAEAAEQCRRQFGGFDTWVNNAGISIFGEIRKTKLEDQRRLFDTNYWGMVNGSIIAAEHLRDRPGGGAIINIGSTLGDMAIPVQGVYSASKHAVKGFTNAFRIELMRDKAPIVLTLVKPGPIATPYSRHARNLTGKPMHNPQPVYATHVVADAILHCAQHPVREITVGGSGRAISSFYNLLPGLAEPLFARFAPSLLRDRGSAYLPADDGLYRPTEDGLDEEVHYPMVRQFDALAEARKHPGITAGGAALILLGAAAAVYLTQRSGPTRYQRFRNRIDPRGWVDTEALRDRFADAVDAFKHGAEDLGDRAAGVGYEARGRFKSAHAKSREALHHHGKQARRYADDAGAYARDHAKEGGALLAVATLAAAIGAAVWESQQPDSRVRRLIDRI
- the pstB gene encoding phosphate ABC transporter ATP-binding protein PstB; translated protein: MKFNIFRATDDRTGGRADPTEAPRMGGQVLPEVTPAQEPAPVAPRMEDATPATGPTVVDSPPEGPIKIAAKDVSVFYEGKQALYDVSLDIPDKTVTAFIGPSGCGKSTFLRTMNRMNDTIHGARVTGRIEMDGEDINDRGLDPVLLRARVGMVFQRPNPFPKSIYENVAYGPKIHGLVSAKSEMDGVVESALKRAGLWEEVADRLHASATGLSGGQQQRLVIARAIAVDPEVILMDEPCSALDPIATARIEELIDELRERFCIVIVTHSMAQAARVSQRTAFFHLGRLVETGDTETIFQNPRERRTLDYITGRFG
- a CDS encoding autotransporter domain-containing protein; the protein is MFRFLHGAAVSALTLAAACGAAASAEAQTYDRLVVFGDSLSDNGNLYLASGRTQPPSPPYFQGRFSTGPVFTELLGFNAANFNGAVSGSINLAFGGSRTDASATVPPGMLAQLARYTAAGGRFGAGDLVSVLGGANDIFQGLPAAGASANPVAAITPVALQAAGNINALVNSVAGAGAGTILVTNLPKLSLTPQFRNTTAAPLADYAVTTLNGALATNLAATAAARPNSNIVMVDLFKISDTLAANPERFGVTNVTDACLNAATGAVCSNPSSYFYFDGVHPTATGHRIIAALATDYLYYGDIGAQSALQGETGFRHREETLDMASEALSGRAPWTAGTSISAAVTGDSVDIDARGPVRSASSEGWGGRIALESGPSESLRFGLAGSYRGSDVSGGALAFQAESYGLDLYGGWRMEGGPFVNAAVGVARDRYDDIERLTTVAPIVHTADTDGLSKGARVQAGTWIEMGGLSLSPRAALAWTSSEVEGYVEDGVAAQYAYEDRTVEALTGEVTLRAEAEMGRFGLFAEGGYRDALDDSSEGVRVGLYNNPARVLEREVEEPFGGQVLASAGVEGAVGPLQITVGYRGRFGDHADSHMGGIQLRLPL
- the phoU gene encoding phosphate signaling complex protein PhoU; the protein is MNQHTVKAYGDELNQITAEIARMGGLAEAQVADAIDSVARRDVGLARSVIERDSKLDQLHRDIEKKAIRMIALRQPVASDLRRTYGAIKMASDLERTGDLAKNIAKRALVLAESEPMQPLTRSIERMGRLVSMRLRDVLDAYTASEVDRALAVWHTDDEVDEHYNALFRELLTYMMGDPRTIGACTHLLFMAKNLERIGDHATNIAETVHYEITGDDIMGERPRAQPTPEDNAPTPNLPTN
- a CDS encoding Hsp33 family molecular chaperone, translating into MTDHAHDNAILPPSDDLAAAFQIEGWPVRGRLVRLGETIDKILGAHAYPEPVAALLGEACALAALVGSSLKFEGRLIVQAQGDGPVRYVVADYDTAGSLRGYCRYEEAEVEAASQGFARPGAQSLLGKGVFIMTLDRGPDFERTQGITPIEGESLSLCAEHYFEQSEQVPTKVRLAVGSAQTEAGTQWRAGGAMIQVIASDAARGSTEEVWDRTRALFATLGDDELIDPTVGPETLLFRLFHEDGVRLEDARPLSAVCRCSRDRIVSVLASFDPAERGDMVEDDGKIRVTCEYCASVYDIEPDEVTAAQV
- the phoB gene encoding phosphate regulon transcriptional regulator PhoB, whose translation is MQPYILVMEDEDALATLLQYNLEKEGYDVAVASDGDEGMLQIDERIPDLVLLDWMLPKLSGIEVCRRIRNRPETRNLPVVMLTARGEETDRVRGLDTGADDYLTKPFSMVELMARIRAVLRRIRPGLADDRLNHGDIVVDRVSHRVKRAGQEVHLGPTEFRLLDHFMQHPGRVFSREQLLDAVWGSDVYVEARTVDVHVGRLRKALNLGDSPNPIRTVRSAGYSLDLEG